One stretch of Thermoflexus sp. DNA includes these proteins:
- a CDS encoding response regulator codes for MAGEPIQHPVDPREATILVVEDNLQNFVLIARLLGYLGVRNIQWKASGWQVLEFAGQLPRIDLILLDIHLPYEDGYEVLRQIRADPRFQGTRVVAVSAEATEDNMRRAREAGFDGFIGKPIDPDAFPDQIRRILAGEGVWTLG; via the coding sequence ATGGCCGGTGAACCGATCCAGCATCCGGTGGATCCCCGCGAAGCGACGATCCTGGTGGTGGAGGACAACCTTCAGAACTTCGTGCTGATCGCGCGCCTTCTGGGCTATCTGGGGGTGCGGAACATCCAGTGGAAAGCCTCCGGCTGGCAGGTCCTGGAGTTCGCCGGACAGCTGCCCCGGATCGATCTCATCCTCCTGGACATCCATCTGCCTTATGAGGATGGCTATGAGGTGCTTCGCCAGATCCGCGCGGATCCCCGCTTTCAGGGAACCCGGGTGGTAGCCGTATCGGCGGAGGCCACCGAAGACAATATGCGGCGAGCCCGGGAGGCCGGGTTTGATGGCTTCATCGGGAAACCGATTGATCCCGACGCGTTCCCGGATCAAATCCGCCGCATCCTCGCCGGCGAGGGGGTGTGGACCCTCGGTTGA
- a CDS encoding response regulator yields the protein MGSVILYIEDNFENRLLVRRILEAEGYRVVEAEDGPRGLDLARSMRPDLILVDLHLPDIDGYELVRRFKQMPHLQGVPIVALTADVIRGTRERALATGCDGYIPKPIDVDALPEQIAAFLKSEEAPHGR from the coding sequence ATGGGCTCAGTGATTTTATACATCGAAGATAATTTTGAAAACCGATTGCTGGTTCGGCGGATCCTGGAGGCCGAGGGGTATCGGGTGGTGGAAGCGGAGGATGGGCCCAGAGGGTTGGATCTGGCTCGCTCCATGCGCCCCGATTTAATCCTGGTTGATCTCCATCTACCGGATATCGATGGCTATGAGCTGGTCCGCCGGTTCAAGCAGATGCCGCATCTCCAGGGGGTCCCCATTGTCGCCCTCACGGCCGATGTAATCCGTGGCACGCGGGAGCGCGCCCTGGCCACCGGGTGCGATGGCTATATCCCCAAGCCGATCGATGTGGACGCGCTGCCGGAGCAGATCGCGGCTTTCCTAAAGAGCGAGGAGGCGCCTCATGGCCGGTGA